In Perca fluviatilis chromosome 14, GENO_Pfluv_1.0, whole genome shotgun sequence, a genomic segment contains:
- the LOC120572825 gene encoding uncharacterized protein LOC120572825 has protein sequence MATNGNISHLDCHEKKRYFQKISSLGCDPYSIPDTFFQPLSAATELPILAFNDIYIYLIHNPSPYTGESLKAYKSTEAYRYFVAGWVLDSKIWHLHNKKMFLVKGKVNHSQAVNMTPTQPWIVVHDDGTILMAHCTCKAGLGEACSHAAALMYAVLAAVNLKDGLSSTEMPCAWVLPSKTGKVQYEEICNISFMKKKTVTYSPLPSIPVPTEEEFMDFYQKLYECDVQEESSKGTAILSVIEGHSHRYKPKTLQLNLPEPLSKLYSKAKLHNDLSSLLVESESIFDNLQITEQQMGTCE, from the exons ATGGCTACAAACGGCAACATTTCGCACCTCGACTGCCATGAAAAGAAACGTTACTTTCAAAAAATATCCTCGTTAGGATGTGATCCCTACTCGATACCTGATACGTTCTTCCAGCCTCTGTCCGCTGCTACCGAACTACCAATCCTGGCATTCAATGACATATATATTTACCTTATACATAATCCGTCGCCATACACTGGTGAAAGCCTCAAAGCGTACAAGAGTACCGAGGCATATCGGTACTTTGTTGCGGGCTGGGTCCTTGACTCGAAGATATGGCACCTTCACAACAAGAAGATGTTTCTCGTGAAAGGAAAG GTGAACCACTCTCAGGCCGTCAACATGACCCCCACACAACCATGGATCGTAGTCCATGATGATGGGACAATTTTAATGGCCCACTGCACCTGCAAAGCGGGATTGGGTGAAGCATGCTCGCATGCAGCTGCTCTCATGTATGCTGTCTTAGCAGCGGTAAATCTTAAAGATGGACTGTCCAGTACAGAGATGCCCTGTGCCTGGGTTCTTCCGAGCAAAACTGGCAAGGTGCAGTACGAAGAAATCTGCAACATCTCATTCATGAAGAAGAAGACCGTAACATACTCCCCACTACCCAGCATTCCTGTCCCTACAGAAGAGGAGTTTATGGACTTCTACCAAAAGctgtatgaatgtgatgttCAGGAAGAAAGTAGTAAGGGGACTGCTATCTTGTCTGTGATCGAGGGCCACTCTCACAGATACAAACCAAAGACCCTTCAACTGAATTTGCCAGAACCACTTTCTAAATTATATTCAAAGGCAAAGTTGCATAATGATTTGTCGTCCTTACTAGTAGAGAGTGAAAGCATCTTTGACAATCTTCAGATAACAGAGCAACAG ATGGGGACATGTGAGTGA